A genomic window from Punica granatum isolate Tunisia-2019 chromosome 2, ASM765513v2, whole genome shotgun sequence includes:
- the LOC116195835 gene encoding scopoletin glucosyltransferase-like has translation MANEGETNDTKSTTSKLHIFFFPFPSKGHTIPMIDMAKLFSSRGVKSTLISTPHNEPSFLRSIERTQKLGFDIGVVTVKLPLEKVGLPEHCQILDSTNSPDMINKYWMAIRMLDKQLEKLIKEHCPACVITDTFLPWTVDVAAKFGIPRLAFHGTSHFAMCALECTRLYKPHLNISSDSEPFVIPNFPGEITMTRAQLPDFIKEDTEFSKLYIEMMESELRSYGVIMNSFKELEPVYTDHYRDVLGRRSWRVGPVLLCNQDTEDKLQRGTRATIGEDSCLKWLDSREAGSVVYICFGSRTDFSASQLHEIAEGLEASRQPFVWVVKKDESVEEGKEEWLPQGYEERMQGKGLIIRGWAPQVLILHHKAVSGFVTHCGWNSTLEGITAGVRMVTWPVAAEQFCNEKLITEVLRIGVPVGAKQWMVKVGDSVESEKVEKAVKRIMIGDEAEEMRVRAIELSKIAKKAVEEGGSSHSDLTALLEELKSPKKVGCS, from the exons ATGGCCAATGAAGGTGAGACTAATGATACAAAAAGCACCACTTCAAAGCTCcacatcttcttcttccctttccCGTCCAAGGGCCATACGATCCCGATGATTGACATGGCGAAGCTCTTCTCCTCGAGAGGAGTTAAATCGACCCTGATCTCGACCCCTCACAATGAGCCGTCGTTTCTGAGGTCCATTGAAAGGACTCAGAAGCTTGGGTTCGACATCGGCGTTGTCACTGTGAAATTGCCCCTAGAGAAG GTGGGCTTGCCCGAGCACTGCCAGATTTTGGATTCAACCAATTCACCAGATATGATCAATAAGTACTGGATGGCCATAAGAATGCTCGACAAGCAGCTCGAGAAGTTGATAAAAGAGCACTGTCCTGCCTGCGTGATCACTGACACCTTCCTCCCTTGGACAGTCGATGTTGCTGCAAAGTTTGGGATTCCGAGGCTTGCTTTCCATGGGACGAGCCACTTTGCCATGTGTGCTTTGGAGTGTACGAGGCTCTATAAGCCGCATCTGAACATCTCCTCCGACTCCGAGCCTTTCGTGATCCCAAACTTCCCAG GGGAGATCACGATGACAAGAGCTCAACTGCCAGATTTTATCAAGGAAGATACAGAGTTTTCGAAACTCTACATTGAGATGATGGAGTCGGAGCTCAGGAGCTATGGAGTCATCATGAATAGTTTCAAGGAGCTCGAACCCGTCTACACAGATCACTACAGGGATGTCTTGGGAAGACGTTCGTGGCGGGTCGGTCCAGTTTTATTGTGCAATCAGGATACCGAGGACAAGTTGCAGAGAGGGACCAGGGCAACCATTGGCGAGGACAGCTGCTTGAAGTGGCTGGACTCGAGGGAGGCCGGCTCGGTGGTCTATATTTGCTTTGGGAGTAGGACTGATTTCAGTGCTTCTCAGCTCCATGAGATAGCCGAGGGGCTTGAGGCTTCAAGGCAGCCGTTTGTTTGGGTGGTGAAGAAGGATGAGAGTGTTGAGGAAGGGAAAGAGGAGTGGCTTCCCCAAGG TTATGAAGAAAGGATGCAAGGGAAGGGCCTCATCATAAGGGGGTGGGCACCCCAAGTGCTGATTCTACACCACAAGGCAGTCAGTGGATTCGTGACACACTGCGGATGGAACTCAACCCTCGAAGGTATCACTGCAGGGGTGCGCATGGTGACATGGCCGGTGGCGGCGGAGCAGTTCTGCAATGAAAAGCTCATAACCGAGGTGCTGAGAATCGGGGTCCCCGTGGGAGCGAAGCAGTGGATGGTTAAGGTTGGGGACAGTGTCGAGAGTGAGAAGGTGGAGAAGGCAGTGAAGAGAATCATGATCGGTGACGAAGCAGAGGAAATGAGGGTTAGGGCAATAGAACTTTCGAAGATAGCTAAGAAAGCTGTGGAGGAAGGAGGATCTTCTCATTCGGATCTCACGGCTTTGCTCGAAGAGCTGAAGTCCCCTAAGAAAGTTGGTTGCTCATAA